The following are from one region of the Alicyclobacillus fastidiosus genome:
- the cbiE gene encoding precorrin-6y C5,15-methyltransferase (decarboxylating) subunit CbiE, protein MTDKRVVVIGVGDDGVRGLSPEAIAAVQSCAVLYGSDRQLAFFPEFPGEKRVFTTPFQAVIEDIKRLAGECSVAVLASGDPLFYGIGSTLVKRLGREAVRIHPHVSSIQLAFARAGLAWQDARILSLHGRDIAGFAQKLHGTALAAVLTDEINTPAAIANYLLAYQMTEYEAFVAEHLGGDGERTGWYALDELRELSFAPLNVLILYRRSDANVPAFTLGMDDCEFSQRKPDRGLITKREVRVQSLAELRLNKGDVLWDIGACTGSVSIEAILATPDLRVFAVEKNEGDLVNLRENQVKFRTDFVAVHAKAPAGLDAFPDPDAVFIGGSGGELGELLRLCASRLREGGRIVVNAATIENLYEAHQTLRTLGLCVSVTLIQSARSKPILNLTRFEGMNPVYLVTGWRSDAKEDGVQ, encoded by the coding sequence TTGACGGATAAAAGAGTGGTTGTCATCGGCGTCGGGGACGACGGGGTGCGGGGACTATCCCCGGAGGCCATCGCCGCCGTTCAATCCTGTGCCGTGTTGTACGGGAGTGATCGGCAACTTGCGTTCTTCCCGGAGTTCCCCGGTGAAAAACGAGTGTTCACAACGCCGTTTCAGGCCGTGATCGAGGATATCAAAAGGCTCGCGGGTGAGTGCTCGGTCGCCGTTCTCGCGAGTGGCGATCCGCTGTTTTACGGCATCGGCTCCACGCTCGTGAAGCGGCTTGGCCGTGAAGCGGTGCGCATCCATCCGCACGTGAGCTCGATTCAACTGGCCTTTGCGAGGGCTGGGCTCGCTTGGCAGGACGCGCGGATCCTTAGCCTACACGGGCGCGATATCGCTGGTTTTGCGCAGAAGCTGCACGGCACGGCGCTTGCGGCGGTACTCACGGACGAGATCAACACGCCAGCGGCTATCGCGAACTATCTGCTTGCCTACCAAATGACCGAGTACGAAGCGTTCGTCGCCGAGCACCTTGGCGGGGACGGAGAGCGGACAGGATGGTACGCCTTAGACGAACTGCGCGAGCTGTCCTTCGCACCTTTGAACGTGCTGATACTCTATCGTCGGTCTGACGCGAATGTACCTGCATTTACACTCGGGATGGACGATTGCGAATTCTCGCAGCGCAAGCCTGACAGAGGCCTGATTACGAAGCGGGAAGTCCGCGTGCAGAGCTTGGCGGAATTGCGTCTGAACAAAGGTGACGTGTTGTGGGACATCGGTGCGTGCACGGGCTCCGTCTCGATTGAGGCCATTTTGGCGACGCCTGATCTGCGCGTTTTTGCGGTGGAGAAAAACGAAGGTGACTTGGTCAATCTGCGGGAAAATCAGGTGAAGTTTCGCACCGATTTCGTCGCCGTTCACGCGAAAGCACCGGCTGGGCTCGACGCATTTCCAGATCCTGACGCGGTGTTCATCGGTGGCAGTGGCGGTGAATTAGGCGAGTTGTTGCGCCTGTGTGCGAGTCGCTTACGAGAGGGCGGGCGAATCGTCGTGAATGCGGCGACCATTGAGAACTTGTACGAAGCGCATCAGACGCTTCGTACCCTGGGGCTCTGCGTGTCGGTCACGCTCATTCAAAGCGCCAGGAGTAAACCGATTCTAAACTTGACGAGATTCGAAGGGATGAATCCCGTGTATTTGGTCACAGGCTGGCGGTCGGACGCGAAGGAGGATGGGGTGCAGTGA
- a CDS encoding cobalt-precorrin-5B (C(1))-methyltransferase, translated as MLEVPGGPLRHGYTTGACATACTKGALLSLIRQEPVSASRIYIPAGEWVDFQLQDVDVGAHAASATTVKDGGDDPDATHGARIVSTVSWLDAPGVVIDGGIGVGRVTKPGLPIPVGMAAINPVPRKMIQGVVEEVLAEYGVRRGVKVVISVPDGERIAKKTLNERLGILGGISILGTRGIVVPFSTASYKASIAYAMNVAKEQGIRTLVLTTGGRSEKYAMNMFPELPIEAFVEMGDFVGFSAKHAKRTEMAEIRFVGMMGKFSKVAQGVMMVHAKSAPIDFGFLGAIARDVGVPSHLRSQILDANTASQVGDWMLEWGYTRFFERLAYECCAHVLAHIGGGMRISTDLTTLNGDYLGGAHIDG; from the coding sequence ATGCTGGAGGTGCCAGGTGGACCGCTTCGGCACGGTTACACGACAGGTGCGTGTGCGACAGCGTGCACCAAAGGGGCGCTCCTGTCGCTGATTCGGCAGGAGCCTGTGAGCGCGTCGCGCATATACATCCCCGCAGGCGAGTGGGTCGACTTTCAGTTGCAGGACGTCGACGTTGGGGCGCATGCCGCATCGGCGACGACGGTCAAGGATGGCGGTGACGATCCCGACGCCACGCACGGCGCCCGCATCGTCTCCACCGTCTCCTGGCTGGACGCACCGGGCGTCGTGATCGACGGCGGCATTGGCGTTGGGCGGGTCACGAAACCAGGGTTGCCCATCCCCGTCGGGATGGCGGCCATCAATCCGGTCCCGCGCAAGATGATTCAGGGAGTCGTCGAAGAGGTCCTCGCCGAATACGGCGTCCGCCGTGGCGTGAAGGTCGTCATCTCCGTGCCAGACGGCGAGCGTATCGCCAAGAAAACGCTCAATGAGCGGCTCGGGATTCTCGGGGGGATCTCCATCCTCGGCACGCGTGGCATCGTCGTGCCGTTTTCGACCGCGTCGTACAAAGCCAGTATCGCGTACGCGATGAACGTGGCGAAGGAGCAAGGCATTCGCACGCTCGTCCTCACGACCGGCGGGCGCAGCGAGAAGTACGCGATGAACATGTTCCCCGAGCTTCCGATCGAGGCGTTTGTCGAGATGGGCGACTTTGTCGGCTTCTCGGCCAAGCACGCCAAGCGCACGGAGATGGCGGAGATCCGATTCGTCGGGATGATGGGCAAATTCTCGAAGGTCGCCCAAGGCGTCATGATGGTGCACGCGAAGAGTGCGCCCATCGATTTTGGATTCCTCGGGGCCATCGCCAGAGACGTCGGTGTTCCAAGTCACCTCCGCTCGCAAATCCTCGACGCGAACACGGCGAGTCAGGTTGGGGACTGGATGCTCGAGTGGGGGTACACGCGTTTTTTTGAACGCCTGGCGTACGAATGCTGCGCTCACGTCCTCGCACATATCGGCGGGGGCATGCGCATTTCGACCGACTTGACCACGTTAAACGGAGACTATTTAGGAGGCGCCCACATTGACGGATAA
- a CDS encoding precorrin-8X methylmutase, which translates to MDFGTEFRPLTTQPQEIENKSFEIITEELGPHPFTDEQFKVVQRVIHASADFELGRSLVFHRDAVQSGIRAIRQGEPIVADVQMVQSGISKPRIAKYGGDVHVYISDEDVAQMAKQLGTTRAIISVRKAVQAHPNAIFAIGNAPTALLELIRLVKEGVAKPSLIVGVPVGFVSAAESKEELMKLDVPFIANHGRKGGSPVAVAIVNAISLLADAKGR; encoded by the coding sequence ATGGATTTTGGTACGGAATTTCGGCCGCTGACGACGCAGCCACAGGAGATCGAAAACAAGAGCTTTGAGATCATCACGGAGGAACTTGGACCTCACCCATTTACCGACGAGCAATTCAAGGTGGTACAACGCGTCATTCACGCGTCGGCAGACTTTGAGCTCGGCCGCAGCCTGGTTTTTCATCGCGACGCGGTGCAATCCGGGATCAGGGCCATTCGTCAAGGCGAGCCGATCGTCGCAGATGTACAGATGGTGCAATCTGGCATCAGTAAGCCGAGAATTGCCAAGTACGGCGGCGATGTCCACGTCTACATATCGGACGAGGACGTGGCCCAAATGGCGAAGCAACTAGGGACGACGCGCGCTATCATTTCTGTTCGCAAGGCGGTCCAGGCGCATCCCAACGCGATTTTCGCGATTGGCAACGCGCCGACCGCGCTGCTCGAACTGATTCGCCTGGTGAAAGAAGGCGTCGCCAAACCGAGCCTCATCGTCGGGGTGCCGGTTGGCTTTGTGTCAGCGGCGGAGTCGAAAGAGGAGCTGATGAAGCTCGACGTCCCGTTTATCGCCAACCACGGGCGCAAGGGTGGCAGCCCCGTGGCTGTGGCCATCGTCAACGCTATCTCGCTATTGGCGGATGCCAAGGGTCGGTGA
- the cobK gene encoding precorrin-6A reductase, translated as MIFFMAGTSDARALALSIEAAGYRLLASVVTDHAADILEAAGISARSGRLNLDAMCQLLDEVGATVLVDASHPFAEEAHRTAMAAADARGIPYIRFERETQQFGDNELVTCVDTYEQAADYALSRKGSIMLTTGSKTLQIFTERLLGQADIRLVARMLPRVDNMEKCAQLGVEQRNIIAMQGPFSRALNEALYRHYETTLMVTKESGGPGAVDDKVTAALAMGIEVVVIGRPKLAYGTSFSTEVGVLAELQRIMGRS; from the coding sequence ATGATTTTCTTCATGGCAGGAACCAGTGACGCGAGGGCGTTGGCCCTCTCCATCGAGGCAGCGGGGTACAGGTTGCTGGCGAGCGTGGTCACCGACCACGCGGCAGACATCCTCGAGGCCGCTGGCATCTCTGCGCGGAGTGGCCGCTTAAATCTCGATGCGATGTGCCAGCTGTTGGACGAGGTCGGCGCGACGGTACTGGTGGACGCAAGCCACCCGTTTGCGGAGGAGGCGCATCGTACGGCCATGGCGGCGGCCGACGCGCGTGGCATCCCCTACATCCGCTTCGAGCGCGAGACCCAGCAATTCGGCGACAACGAACTCGTGACTTGCGTCGATACATACGAGCAGGCCGCCGATTACGCCCTGTCGCGCAAGGGCAGCATCATGCTGACGACGGGAAGCAAAACCCTCCAGATCTTCACCGAGCGCCTGCTCGGCCAGGCAGACATTCGCCTCGTCGCGCGGATGTTGCCGCGCGTCGACAACATGGAGAAGTGTGCTCAACTTGGCGTCGAGCAGAGGAACATCATCGCGATGCAAGGACCCTTTTCGCGCGCGTTGAACGAGGCGCTCTACCGCCATTACGAGACCACGCTCATGGTCACCAAGGAGAGTGGTGGGCCAGGTGCCGTCGACGACAAGGTGACCGCCGCTCTGGCGATGGGGATTGAAGTGGTGGTCATCGGCAGGCCGAAGTTGGCCTACGGGACGAGCTTTTCGACAGAGGTCGGCGTGTTGGCGGAACTCCAGCGAATCATGGGCCGTTCGTAG
- the cobJ gene encoding precorrin-3B C(17)-methyltransferase has product MDGRILVVGFGPGSFDHITERARSAIQESDVIIGYNTYVDLIRGLLTTQDIVRTGMTEEVSRAQKAVDLATSGKTVAVISSGDAGVYGMAGLVYEVLMERGWHPGDNPTVEVIPGISAINSCAALLGAPIMHDACTISLSDHLTPWEVIERRIEAAAAADFVIALYNPKSGRRTRQILETQRIVLKYRPPETPVGLVKSAYRDRQHVVRTNLGEMLTHDIGMLTTVIIGNDSTFYYDDLMITPRGYQRKYTLNAAEQRLRPGERLRPENEPWSLNALTPPADPSPRSDVNRAFSEPTREESPRAFAQAALRRVSGLAQEPTPTAPRVPFAPAAIFEVAVSPGVANKKFTSAQLVLLAQLAGESGELEYTTAHQLILRTKTTQAEEVVASLREHDLTVLPVGDVIKVKACDFCDGEKFEGIPYAQDIANRLAGLSVEKELRIGFNGCAMACYGAVNEDIGLVFRKGKFDLFLGGKTTGRNAAPGIRVAEGIPAEEVPDLMERIIARYRQDAFPGERFHKFFQRVGEIEGFVHRDRPATVIADSVCGS; this is encoded by the coding sequence TTGGACGGAAGGATACTTGTCGTCGGATTCGGTCCAGGGTCATTTGACCATATTACCGAGCGCGCGCGATCAGCGATTCAGGAGAGCGACGTGATCATCGGTTACAACACGTATGTCGATCTGATCCGAGGTTTACTCACGACACAGGACATCGTCCGAACCGGCATGACAGAGGAAGTCAGTCGGGCGCAAAAGGCGGTCGATCTCGCCACCTCAGGCAAGACAGTCGCCGTCATCTCATCGGGGGACGCCGGCGTCTACGGCATGGCAGGCCTCGTCTATGAGGTGCTGATGGAGCGCGGTTGGCATCCCGGGGACAACCCGACGGTCGAGGTGATTCCGGGCATCTCCGCGATCAACTCCTGCGCGGCGCTCTTAGGTGCGCCGATTATGCACGATGCCTGTACCATCAGCCTCTCGGATCACTTGACGCCGTGGGAGGTGATCGAGCGGCGCATCGAAGCCGCGGCGGCGGCTGACTTCGTCATCGCGCTGTACAACCCCAAGAGTGGTCGGCGAACGCGACAAATTCTCGAAACGCAGCGCATTGTGCTCAAGTACCGCCCGCCGGAAACCCCAGTTGGCCTCGTCAAGAGCGCTTATCGAGACAGGCAACACGTCGTCCGGACGAACCTAGGGGAGATGCTGACGCACGACATCGGTATGCTGACCACCGTGATCATCGGGAACGACTCGACGTTTTATTACGACGACCTCATGATCACCCCACGCGGCTACCAGCGGAAGTACACCTTAAATGCGGCAGAGCAACGCTTGCGACCTGGCGAGCGCTTGCGCCCAGAGAACGAACCATGGTCGCTCAACGCCCTGACACCACCGGCCGACCCCTCGCCGCGAAGTGACGTCAATCGAGCGTTTTCTGAGCCCACTCGCGAAGAATCACCGCGGGCCTTCGCACAAGCGGCACTCCGCCGAGTGTCGGGGCTGGCGCAGGAGCCCACTCCAACCGCGCCGCGCGTTCCCTTCGCACCTGCGGCGATCTTCGAAGTCGCGGTCAGTCCAGGCGTCGCCAACAAAAAATTCACGTCGGCACAGCTGGTTTTGCTCGCACAACTCGCGGGAGAGAGCGGAGAGTTGGAGTACACGACGGCGCACCAACTGATCTTGAGGACGAAGACTACCCAAGCGGAGGAAGTGGTTGCAAGCCTTCGCGAGCACGATCTCACCGTGCTTCCGGTCGGCGACGTCATCAAGGTCAAGGCGTGCGACTTTTGCGATGGTGAGAAGTTCGAGGGCATCCCGTACGCACAGGACATCGCGAATCGACTGGCGGGCCTTTCAGTGGAAAAGGAATTGCGAATTGGGTTCAACGGCTGCGCAATGGCTTGCTATGGCGCTGTCAACGAAGACATTGGCCTGGTCTTTCGCAAAGGGAAGTTCGATTTGTTTCTCGGCGGGAAGACGACTGGCCGCAACGCCGCACCGGGCATTCGGGTTGCAGAGGGCATTCCAGCGGAGGAAGTGCCTGATCTGATGGAGCGGATCATTGCGCGCTATCGCCAGGACGCATTCCCCGGCGAGCGATTTCACAAGTTTTTTCAACGGGTGGGTGAAATTGAGGGATTTGTCCATCGCGATCGACCTGCGACGGTGATTGCCGACTCCGTGTGTGGATCTTGA
- the cobA gene encoding uroporphyrinogen-III C-methyltransferase, whose translation MKMGRVFLVGAGPGDPGLLTLKAKSVLERADVVVYDRLVSQPILHIAPDTAEMIYVGKSTDHHTLPQREIDALLVQKAKAGHTVVRLKGGDPFIFGRGAEEAEALRAHGVPYEVVPGVSSVTAAPAYAGIPLTHRTLAAGFHVVTGHECLQSTGTPWELLARSSQTVVILMGMGNLREIADRLVQFGRAGDTPVAVVHMGTTPEQETVVGTLESIADIVAQRGIEPPAVIVVGDVVKLHSLLHWFDPRSTSHDEHVVRAGATSL comes from the coding sequence ATGAAGATGGGACGCGTATTTCTGGTTGGCGCAGGTCCGGGTGATCCCGGTTTGCTCACACTCAAGGCGAAGTCCGTTCTCGAACGAGCGGACGTGGTGGTTTACGACCGTCTGGTGTCGCAGCCGATTCTCCATATTGCGCCGGATACGGCGGAGATGATCTACGTCGGGAAATCGACAGACCACCACACGTTGCCGCAGCGCGAAATCGACGCGCTGCTGGTGCAGAAGGCAAAGGCGGGACATACGGTGGTCCGCCTGAAGGGGGGAGACCCGTTCATCTTCGGGCGCGGTGCGGAGGAGGCCGAGGCCCTTCGTGCCCATGGGGTGCCCTACGAAGTCGTACCGGGCGTGAGCTCGGTCACCGCCGCACCAGCCTACGCCGGCATCCCGCTGACACACCGAACACTTGCTGCGGGCTTTCACGTCGTCACGGGTCACGAATGCCTGCAGTCGACAGGGACGCCGTGGGAGCTGTTGGCGCGATCGAGCCAGACGGTCGTCATCCTCATGGGGATGGGGAATTTGCGTGAGATAGCTGACCGACTCGTCCAGTTTGGACGGGCGGGAGATACGCCTGTCGCCGTCGTGCACATGGGAACGACACCGGAACAGGAGACAGTGGTTGGGACACTCGAGAGCATCGCGGACATCGTGGCGCAGCGCGGCATCGAACCGCCAGCGGTGATCGTCGTCGGGGACGTGGTGAAGTTGCATAGTTTGCTTCACTGGTTTGATCCGAGGTCGACGTCCCACGACGAGCACGTGGTCAGAGCGGGTGCGACGAGTCTGTAA
- a CDS encoding sirohydrochlorin chelatase — MKEITLCIGHGSRDDDGNLEFVQFVDRVREAAPDRHFEVAFLELTTPTIADGIDRCVQAGATRIVAIPIILLAASHIKLEIPEMLDQARAKYPDVEIVYGRNIGLHERMIDLLTDRYVQQMEQSNWAAARPEDTAIVVMGRGSSDPDANGDLYKIARQVWERTGVKTVEVCFTGVTFPRLPAGVHRAVALDVKHLVVLPYFLFTGVLIKRMREVLASLQTKHPQVKMAMAEYFGMHPYLVEVALSRQEEAVAGQAFMNCDLCKYRKLGEHHHHDHHDHAIVGQNG, encoded by the coding sequence GTGAAAGAGATCACCCTTTGTATTGGTCATGGCAGTCGAGACGACGATGGAAACCTGGAGTTTGTCCAGTTTGTCGATAGAGTGCGCGAAGCTGCGCCGGATCGGCATTTTGAAGTCGCGTTTCTGGAGCTCACCACCCCTACCATCGCAGACGGCATCGACCGCTGCGTCCAGGCGGGCGCAACGCGCATCGTCGCCATTCCAATCATTCTTCTGGCAGCCTCTCATATCAAGCTGGAAATCCCCGAAATGCTAGATCAGGCGCGGGCGAAGTACCCTGACGTCGAGATCGTCTATGGCCGCAACATTGGGTTGCACGAGCGGATGATCGATTTGTTGACCGACCGCTATGTGCAGCAAATGGAGCAGTCGAACTGGGCTGCTGCACGCCCCGAAGATACGGCTATCGTCGTGATGGGGCGGGGGAGCAGTGACCCGGATGCGAACGGGGATCTCTACAAGATCGCCCGGCAGGTCTGGGAGCGCACGGGCGTTAAGACGGTGGAGGTGTGTTTCACCGGAGTCACATTTCCACGGCTCCCCGCAGGTGTGCACCGCGCTGTCGCCCTTGACGTGAAACACCTCGTCGTCCTTCCCTACTTTCTGTTCACGGGCGTCCTGATCAAGCGAATGCGGGAGGTTCTCGCAAGCCTGCAAACAAAGCATCCGCAAGTGAAGATGGCGATGGCCGAGTACTTTGGCATGCATCCTTATCTCGTCGAAGTGGCGCTCAGCCGCCAGGAAGAGGCCGTGGCTGGCCAGGCGTTCATGAATTGCGACTTGTGCAAGTACAGGAAGCTAGGCGAGCACCACCACCACGACCATCACGACCATGCGATCGTGGGGCAAAACGGCTAA
- a CDS encoding ThiF family adenylyltransferase, with amino-acid sequence MESTRYSRQILFRPIGKDGQARLAKARVAIVGMGALGTVLATQLVRAGVGFARLIDRDIIEPSNLQRQSLYDEADAEQGRAKAEAAAAKLREANAEVDIEVVVEDVSWRNAEGLLKDVDVILDGTDNFQVRYLINDVAVKHGIPWAYGGAVSSYGTTAFFRPGQTPCLVCLFGSNDHSSGHDTCDTVGVIAPVVSIIASFQVAETLKYLTGNGEALANAMTYLDVWKNEFRSVQFGSVNEGCPCCQGRQFTSLESRSDGLTVSMCGRQTIQVRPPAVLLVPLAQMAQRLAQFGEVRHNPHLLRCDFGDVQITLFADGRALIHGVDDEAAARSIYARYIGM; translated from the coding sequence ATGGAAAGCACAAGGTACTCCAGACAGATCCTATTTCGACCGATTGGGAAGGATGGACAAGCGCGACTTGCCAAGGCGCGTGTCGCGATCGTCGGCATGGGGGCGCTCGGGACCGTCCTTGCGACCCAACTCGTCCGCGCAGGCGTCGGGTTCGCTAGACTCATCGACCGGGATATCATCGAGCCTTCGAACCTGCAAAGGCAGTCGCTGTACGATGAGGCGGATGCCGAACAAGGCCGGGCAAAGGCAGAGGCTGCGGCAGCGAAACTGCGGGAGGCAAACGCAGAGGTCGACATCGAGGTAGTGGTGGAGGACGTGAGTTGGCGCAATGCTGAGGGCCTTCTCAAGGACGTCGACGTCATTCTCGATGGGACGGACAACTTTCAAGTTCGCTATCTGATCAATGACGTCGCCGTCAAACACGGGATCCCTTGGGCCTATGGAGGCGCGGTCAGTTCGTACGGCACGACGGCGTTTTTCCGCCCAGGGCAGACACCTTGCTTGGTCTGTCTGTTTGGCTCAAACGACCACAGCAGCGGCCATGACACGTGTGATACGGTTGGCGTCATCGCACCGGTGGTATCGATCATCGCCTCCTTCCAAGTGGCCGAGACGCTCAAGTACTTGACCGGCAACGGAGAGGCTTTGGCGAACGCGATGACGTATCTTGACGTCTGGAAGAACGAGTTCCGCAGCGTCCAGTTCGGCTCCGTCAACGAAGGCTGTCCGTGTTGTCAAGGGCGGCAATTTACGTCGCTCGAAAGCCGGTCGGACGGGCTCACCGTATCGATGTGCGGTCGCCAGACGATTCAAGTTCGACCGCCGGCAGTCCTGCTTGTACCACTCGCGCAAATGGCACAACGACTTGCGCAGTTTGGTGAGGTCCGGCACAATCCGCACTTGCTCCGGTGCGACTTTGGGGATGTACAAATCACTCTGTTTGCAGATGGGCGGGCGCTCATCCACGGTGTCGACGACGAGGCTGCCGCACGGAGCATCTACGCCAGATATATCGGCATGTGA
- the thiE gene encoding thiamine phosphate synthase translates to MDAVLHVISDRNRHRLPLLEALAESARGGADVIQIREKKAPASETYGLVRALQQICTEERLSSRILVNDRVDIALSAGIAGVHLAAKSLPIPAAAQLRRQIGWSGMIGCSVHSLDEAIRAQGAGADYVTFGHVFASESHPGLPPRGLYALRRVTEALSIPVIAIGGIDRANVGAVLETGCSGVAVIGSVLNAEDPLAAVKRLKEAMKRSGSSPKVPFCPTAPDLAPAAPLIGSHTKEG, encoded by the coding sequence ATGGACGCCGTATTGCATGTGATTAGTGATCGAAACCGCCATCGCTTGCCCCTGCTCGAAGCGCTCGCCGAGTCTGCCAGGGGCGGCGCGGACGTCATTCAGATTCGCGAAAAAAAAGCACCTGCGTCAGAGACCTATGGCCTGGTTCGAGCACTTCAACAGATCTGCACAGAGGAGCGCCTCTCCTCGCGCATCCTCGTCAACGACCGGGTCGACATCGCGCTCTCCGCGGGCATCGCCGGAGTGCATTTGGCGGCGAAGTCGCTCCCCATTCCAGCCGCGGCCCAGTTGCGGCGCCAGATTGGCTGGAGCGGCATGATCGGGTGCTCGGTTCACAGCTTGGACGAAGCCATCCGCGCACAAGGTGCTGGCGCTGATTACGTAACCTTCGGGCACGTCTTCGCTAGCGAATCCCACCCAGGGCTGCCTCCGCGCGGACTCTACGCGCTCCGCCGTGTAACCGAGGCCCTGTCCATCCCCGTCATCGCCATCGGCGGGATCGACCGCGCGAACGTAGGTGCCGTCTTGGAGACAGGGTGCAGCGGCGTGGCCGTGATCGGATCCGTCTTGAATGCAGAGGATCCACTCGCCGCGGTGAAACGCCTGAAAGAGGCGATGAAACGATCAGGCAGCTCGCCAAAGGTCCCGTTTTGCCCCACGGCGCCGGACCTCGCGCCGGCTGCCCCGCTCATCGGGAGTCATACCAAGGAGGGCTGA
- the thiO gene encoding glycine oxidase ThiO codes for MDGVFDVIVVGGGAIGSTSAWRLAATGRQVLLLDRGRLGSEASSAAAGMLGAQLEVSEAGAFYRLCLESRSLYQNFVDELLEATGVDAQLTHNGILQLAYTEDEVRTLQARMRWQLDTGANATWLDATSVAEQESVVSPCLGALLLPDDSNVNAPLLMRALSIAAHRFCSVVEGAEVTAIRPQPGGGYSVLTPSGHYVAEAVVVTAGAWAEALLRPFAAPCSIRPVKGQLLAIRPRRGRGIRRTLFSDDVYLVPKRDGTIVVGATEERDAGYNRDVTIDALMTLLSNVQRMAPGLQDAVFERSWMGLRPGSPQGQPWIGEVDGAPGLHVAVGHFRNGILLSPVTGLMVAHSVCHEPWPTRWQPFHVACGKEPSEVSLG; via the coding sequence ATGGATGGAGTATTTGACGTCATCGTCGTCGGCGGTGGGGCGATTGGCTCGACAAGTGCATGGCGGCTGGCGGCGACCGGGCGACAGGTCCTGTTGCTCGATCGCGGCCGGTTGGGCTCGGAAGCTTCCAGTGCCGCAGCGGGCATGCTCGGCGCTCAACTGGAGGTTTCGGAAGCTGGTGCATTCTATCGTCTCTGCTTGGAAAGCCGCTCGTTATACCAGAATTTCGTCGATGAACTACTGGAGGCCACAGGTGTGGACGCCCAACTGACACACAACGGCATTCTTCAACTCGCATACACCGAGGACGAGGTGCGCACGCTCCAGGCGCGGATGCGCTGGCAACTCGACACGGGCGCCAACGCGACTTGGCTGGACGCCACATCCGTCGCCGAACAGGAATCGGTTGTGTCGCCGTGTCTAGGTGCGCTCCTCTTGCCCGACGACAGCAATGTCAACGCCCCGCTCCTCATGCGAGCGCTCAGCATCGCAGCACACCGATTCTGCTCTGTCGTGGAAGGCGCGGAGGTGACTGCCATCCGACCGCAACCAGGTGGCGGCTATTCCGTCCTAACGCCCAGCGGGCACTATGTCGCAGAAGCTGTGGTCGTCACGGCTGGCGCCTGGGCTGAGGCCCTGTTGCGGCCCTTTGCTGCACCGTGCAGCATCCGCCCTGTCAAAGGACAGCTATTGGCGATTCGTCCACGGCGCGGTCGAGGCATTCGCCGCACGCTGTTCAGCGACGACGTCTACCTCGTGCCCAAACGCGATGGAACTATCGTCGTGGGGGCCACGGAAGAGCGGGACGCCGGATACAACCGCGACGTCACCATCGATGCACTGATGACGTTGTTGTCGAACGTCCAGCGCATGGCGCCGGGCCTTCAAGACGCCGTGTTCGAACGGAGTTGGATGGGCCTGCGGCCGGGCTCCCCGCAAGGTCAGCCGTGGATCGGTGAAGTCGATGGCGCGCCAGGGCTCCACGTCGCAGTGGGTCACTTTCGCAATGGCATTCTCCTCTCGCCCGTGACCGGGTTAATGGTTGCCCACTCCGTGTGCCACGAGCCATGGCCGACGCGTTGGCAGCCCTTCCACGTGGCCTGTGGCAAAGAGCCCAGTGAGGTGAGTTTGGGATGA
- the thiS gene encoding sulfur carrier protein ThiS: protein MNITVNGKPLEVSDSLTVHQLLEQFQLGLERIAVEHNRRILDAKEFATFILQEGDTLEIVRFVGGG from the coding sequence ATGAACATCACGGTGAACGGAAAACCCCTGGAGGTATCCGATAGCCTGACGGTACACCAACTGTTAGAGCAGTTTCAGCTTGGCCTCGAGCGCATCGCCGTCGAGCACAATCGACGCATTCTCGACGCCAAGGAGTTTGCGACCTTCATCCTCCAAGAGGGCGACACGTTGGAGATCGTGCGATTTGTCGGCGGCGGTTGA